Proteins from one Thermococcus sp. M36 genomic window:
- a CDS encoding DEAD/DEAH box helicase translates to MSYLRRDVIEPRVYQEVIYARCKETNCLVVLPTGLGKTLIAMLIADYRLSRYGGKVLMLAPTKPLALQHTESFRRLFDLPPERINVLTGELSPDRRREVWENSIVITATPQTVENDVLTGRVSLRDVVLLVIDEAHRAVGSYSYVFIAREYLKTASHPLVLGLTASPGSDEEKIREIVKNLGIRRIEVRNEDSPDVKPYVQRISFEWVRVELPGIYKEVRKLLREMLRESLKPLAQFKLVSTYSPDISKREVLQAGSRINQEVARGNYELGRLRMYQAKAVKLQHAIELLETQGLTALRAYLKKLREDRRTKSSRQLMEDPLMRKVIYLLVQAKELGMDHPKMERLKELVEKQLSRKPDSKIIVFTNYRDTGRKIVEELTEMGVSAERFIGQASRKDDRGMSQRQQKEVLRRFSRGEFSVLVATSVGEEGLDVPEVDLVVFYEPVPSAIRSIQRRGRTGRHRPGKVVVLMAKGTRDEAYYWSSKRKEQGMFDAIRKIARELEREIPKSAEIRENVPESVEMGRGRITPLDAFLKPKKAKEEKPEKSGEGLKSEKAEKPGKESLEHLPIKPIFVRKPKGIVVYVDSRELRSGVPKHLKELGAEVEVRTLDIADYVVSEEVGIERKSANDFIQSIIDGRLFDQVERLKKAYEKPVIIIEGELYGIRNVHPNAIRGAIAAVTLDWGVPILFSSGKEETAQFIYLLAKREQEERKKEVRLRSEKKALTLAERQRLIVEGLPNVSATLAKRLLKHFGSVERVFTATEEELQEVEGIGPKKAREIRKVITAPYVEEESSE, encoded by the coding sequence ATGAGCTATCTCAGAAGAGATGTAATCGAGCCGCGCGTTTACCAGGAGGTCATCTACGCTCGCTGTAAGGAGACCAACTGCCTCGTGGTTCTCCCAACGGGGCTGGGAAAGACGCTCATAGCCATGCTTATAGCGGATTACAGGCTCTCAAGGTACGGTGGCAAAGTCCTCATGCTCGCCCCCACGAAGCCCCTCGCCCTCCAGCACACCGAGAGCTTTAGGAGACTCTTTGACCTCCCCCCTGAGAGAATAAACGTCCTGACGGGGGAACTCTCCCCGGACAGGCGCAGGGAGGTATGGGAGAACAGCATCGTAATAACCGCCACCCCCCAGACGGTTGAGAACGATGTCCTGACGGGTAGGGTATCCCTCAGGGACGTTGTCCTGCTGGTCATAGACGAGGCCCACAGGGCGGTTGGGAGCTATTCCTACGTCTTTATAGCTAGGGAGTACCTTAAGACTGCCAGCCATCCCCTCGTTCTCGGTTTAACCGCTTCACCGGGAAGCGATGAGGAGAAGATACGTGAGATAGTGAAGAACCTCGGCATCAGGAGGATTGAGGTCAGAAACGAGGATTCGCCCGATGTGAAGCCCTACGTCCAGAGGATATCCTTTGAGTGGGTCAGGGTTGAGCTACCTGGGATATACAAGGAGGTCAGGAAGCTCCTTCGGGAGATGCTCAGGGAGAGTCTTAAGCCGCTCGCCCAGTTCAAGCTTGTCAGCACCTATTCGCCCGATATCTCGAAGAGGGAAGTTCTCCAGGCAGGTTCAAGGATAAACCAGGAGGTCGCGAGGGGCAACTACGAGCTGGGAAGACTGAGAATGTATCAGGCCAAAGCCGTTAAGCTCCAGCACGCGATAGAGCTCCTCGAAACCCAGGGTTTGACGGCACTGAGGGCCTACCTGAAGAAGCTCCGCGAGGACAGGAGAACAAAGTCGAGCAGGCAGCTCATGGAAGACCCCCTCATGAGGAAGGTGATATACCTACTCGTCCAGGCGAAGGAGCTGGGGATGGATCACCCGAAGATGGAGAGGCTGAAGGAGCTTGTTGAAAAGCAGCTTTCGCGAAAGCCTGATTCCAAGATCATAGTCTTCACGAACTACCGCGACACGGGACGGAAGATAGTTGAGGAACTCACGGAAATGGGGGTTTCCGCGGAGCGCTTCATCGGCCAGGCCAGCAGAAAGGACGACAGGGGAATGAGCCAGAGACAGCAGAAAGAAGTCCTCCGACGTTTTTCAAGGGGGGAGTTCAGTGTTCTCGTTGCCACCAGCGTTGGTGAGGAGGGCCTCGACGTCCCGGAAGTTGATCTGGTGGTGTTCTACGAGCCGGTGCCCTCGGCGATAAGGAGCATCCAGAGGCGCGGCAGAACTGGGAGGCACAGGCCCGGGAAGGTCGTGGTGCTGATGGCAAAGGGAACGCGCGATGAGGCCTATTACTGGAGCTCAAAGCGGAAGGAGCAGGGCATGTTCGACGCGATAAGGAAGATAGCCCGTGAGCTTGAGAGGGAAATACCAAAGTCTGCTGAAATAAGGGAAAACGTCCCGGAGAGTGTCGAAATGGGCAGGGGAAGGATCACCCCTCTGGACGCGTTTTTGAAGCCCAAAAAGGCCAAAGAGGAGAAGCCAGAGAAGAGCGGAGAAGGTTTGAAGTCCGAAAAGGCCGAAAAACCCGGGAAGGAATCCCTGGAGCACCTCCCAATAAAGCCCATCTTCGTGAGGAAACCTAAGGGAATAGTGGTCTATGTGGACAGCCGCGAGTTAAGAAGCGGGGTACCAAAGCACCTGAAGGAGCTTGGTGCGGAGGTTGAAGTGAGGACGCTCGATATTGCCGACTACGTAGTCAGCGAGGAGGTGGGGATAGAGCGCAAGAGCGCCAACGACTTCATCCAGTCAATAATAGACGGTAGGCTCTTTGACCAAGTAGAGCGGCTCAAAAAGGCGTACGAGAAACCCGTCATAATCATCGAAGGCGAGCTCTACGGCATCAGAAACGTCCACCCCAACGCCATCAGGGGTGCGATAGCGGCCGTGACCCTTGATTGGGGTGTTCCGATACTGTTCTCCTCGGGGAAGGAGGAGACCGCCCAGTTCATCTACCTCCTGGCGAAGCGCGAGCAGGAAGAGAGGAAAAAGGAGGTCCGCCTGAGGAGTGAGAAGAAGGCCTTGACCCTTGCGGAGAGGCAAAGGCTTATAGTCGAGGGCCTGCCCAACGTTTCGGCAACGCTCGCTAAGAGGCTCCTGAAACACTTCGGCAGCGTTGAGCGTGTCTTTACCGCAACCGAGGAGGAACTGCAGGAGGTTGAAGGGATCGGGCCGAAGAAGGCGAGGGAGATAAGAAAGGTGATCACCGCACCCTACGTCGAAGAGGAAAGCAGCGAGTAG
- a CDS encoding RNA-guided endonuclease TnpB family protein — MKRTVTVKLQPSKEQEKTLFELAHATRKVWNRVNYLRRQEFFGGKPVDFLKTQKIVYEEFKKEIGSATVQTIARKNAEAWRSFFSLLRSKRNGELPEWFKPRPPNYLKENEKRKLFLILRNDQYKIEGNTLILKGLGKFKRLEIQFKGRIHLKGKRGRLEITYDDVKMKWYAHIGFTIEEKLIGDEWVDVPKQPLGNLSAGIDLGVNNLMAVYVENGESFLVNGRPLKSIAFYWQNKIADYQSKLNKSGCKKSRKLKRMHQRTKLQAKHYINTAVRQTVEKLYHLGVSRIVVGYPKGIARGSEKGRKQNFILSHVWRFNMVIQRLKEVAEEYGIQVLVVNEAFTSKTCPVCGKPHEGARFVRGLFKCPAEGLIFNADLVGAFNILRKVVKTITPNLGGLYAQGRGNWPKTRPEGLKARFELGFNGAPRTSPSLARG; from the coding sequence ATGAAGCGGACGGTAACAGTAAAACTCCAGCCAAGCAAGGAGCAGGAGAAAACCCTATTCGAATTAGCCCACGCCACGAGAAAGGTCTGGAACCGAGTGAATTACCTACGGAGACAGGAATTCTTCGGGGGCAAACCTGTGGACTTTCTGAAAACGCAGAAGATAGTCTATGAAGAGTTCAAGAAAGAGATAGGTTCTGCGACGGTTCAGACAATAGCGAGGAAAAACGCCGAAGCTTGGAGAAGCTTTTTCTCGCTCCTTCGGAGCAAAAGGAATGGAGAACTACCCGAATGGTTCAAACCGAGACCACCAAACTATCTGAAAGAAAATGAGAAGAGGAAATTGTTTTTAATTCTCAGGAACGACCAGTACAAAATTGAGGGGAATACGCTAATCCTCAAAGGCCTCGGCAAGTTCAAACGCCTTGAAATTCAGTTCAAAGGCAGGATACACCTGAAGGGCAAGCGGGGAAGGTTAGAGATAACTTATGACGACGTTAAGATGAAGTGGTATGCTCACATCGGTTTCACTATTGAAGAGAAACTAATTGGAGACGAGTGGGTAGATGTTCCAAAACAACCCTTGGGCAACCTCTCTGCTGGCATTGACTTGGGAGTGAATAACTTAATGGCCGTTTACGTTGAGAACGGGGAGAGTTTCTTAGTCAATGGCAGACCGCTAAAGAGCATTGCATTCTACTGGCAAAACAAAATTGCCGATTACCAGTCGAAACTCAATAAATCGGGCTGTAAGAAGAGCAGAAAACTCAAAAGAATGCACCAGAGGACCAAACTTCAAGCAAAACACTACATCAATACTGCAGTTAGACAGACTGTCGAAAAACTCTATCACCTTGGAGTTTCGAGGATTGTGGTTGGCTATCCAAAGGGAATAGCCAGAGGGTCGGAGAAGGGTAGAAAACAGAATTTTATCCTCTCTCACGTGTGGCGGTTCAATATGGTGATTCAACGTCTAAAAGAAGTGGCTGAAGAGTATGGTATTCAGGTTTTGGTTGTTAATGAGGCTTTCACGTCTAAAACTTGCCCCGTCTGCGGGAAGCCCCACGAGGGGGCGAGGTTTGTTCGTGGATTATTTAAGTGTCCCGCAGAGGGGCTTATCTTCAACGCTGATTTAGTTGGAGCTTTCAACATTTTGAGGAAGGTCGTGAAAACGATAACCCCGAACTTGGGTGGTTTGTACGCTCAAGGGAGGGGTAATTGGCCGAAGACCCGGCCTGAGGGGCTGAAAGCCCGCTTTGAGTTGGGCTTTAATGGAGCCCCTCGAACCTCCCCGTCTTTAGCGAGGGGTTAA
- a CDS encoding ArsR family transcriptional regulator has translation MPDEDLAREVQELKKALEAMRASFEIVSQMAQSYLRLLNIYAEYGGLGIDVVIPEIKHDPIAREIVRILFDLRRANVSQIARELKGRRGKASRNTVRAKLEGLVELGVVREVPVEGSRGRVYTLSRDVVRKWLELIGMPIRFEQTKDY, from the coding sequence ATGCCCGATGAAGACCTCGCCAGGGAAGTCCAGGAGCTCAAGAAGGCCCTCGAGGCAATGAGGGCGAGCTTCGAGATCGTTTCTCAAATGGCGCAGTCCTACCTCCGGTTGCTCAACATATACGCCGAATACGGCGGGCTGGGCATAGACGTCGTTATCCCGGAGATAAAGCACGACCCAATAGCGAGGGAGATAGTGAGGATTCTCTTCGACCTCAGGAGGGCAAACGTGAGCCAGATAGCGCGCGAGCTCAAGGGCAGGCGCGGAAAAGCATCGCGCAACACCGTCCGGGCGAAGCTGGAGGGGCTTGTGGAGCTCGGAGTTGTGAGGGAAGTCCCGGTTGAGGGCAGCAGGGGTAGGGTATACACCCTTTCCCGCGACGTGGTCAGAAAGTGGTTAGAGCTGATCGGAATGCCGATTAGGTTTGAGCAGACTAAGGATTATTGA
- a CDS encoding class I SAM-dependent methyltransferase, with protein MERWDFDGWARSYDEDVTKEDWIHRDYEKVLKLVAERATGLVVDIGCGTGNILHFLNCKGYIGVEPSKGMRRKFAEKHGFEPLDGHFLALPLPDGVADTVISTYTFHHVPDGEKEDAIREMLRVLKPGGKVVIADVMFESREEKRRIAEEDGITEEIEDEYFATLTHLRGICRKLELECSFERINRYVWVGEIKKQ; from the coding sequence ATGGAGAGGTGGGACTTCGACGGATGGGCGAGGAGCTACGACGAGGACGTAACAAAGGAGGACTGGATACACAGGGACTACGAAAAGGTTCTCAAGCTCGTCGCGGAGAGGGCCACGGGCCTTGTTGTAGACATTGGCTGTGGCACCGGAAACATCCTGCACTTTCTCAACTGCAAGGGATACATAGGTGTTGAGCCATCCAAGGGCATGCGCAGGAAGTTCGCCGAGAAACACGGCTTCGAGCCGCTCGACGGCCACTTCTTGGCACTCCCCCTACCGGATGGAGTAGCTGACACCGTGATAAGTACCTACACTTTCCATCACGTACCGGACGGTGAGAAAGAAGACGCGATAAGGGAGATGCTTCGGGTTCTAAAGCCTGGTGGGAAGGTAGTCATCGCCGACGTCATGTTTGAGTCAAGGGAGGAAAAGAGGCGTATAGCCGAGGAGGACGGCATAACAGAGGAGATTGAGGACGAGTACTTCGCAACCCTAACCCACCTCAGGGGAATCTGCAGGAAGCTTGAGCTGGAGTGCAGCTTTGAGAGGATAAACCGGTACGTCTGGGTGGGGGAAATAAAGAAGCAGTGA
- a CDS encoding MFS transporter — protein MKRTLYHLHLLTSSLRIVGDAIESVALPWSLLEGTGSLVSIGGFALFTHLPWVILPPILGRTLDRTTKKVRLAFLALILQALLAVLIVPLSSNVWAFYLIVSGISALDILHRYYGFSLVASITLDESELQGLNATLATVGNAVSLIAFPLAGLLAYGFGIRAMLFDAALLIPGALTLVPYLNVEVGREKTDEGLPGEPLGVNRRFVIGIITSVLLFNFALGSFRIFVFASLRELAEGKVLYGLLQSLTTAGSLVAVVGLAYLARRRLAGLKRPLVAGMLLQSLALLIVGVPALIALFPAVFLVGFGGELLNVSFDSLMQRYIPLESLGKARGVFDALVTLVIPLSQILFAWLVERGTTVLNASLLAAFIAFLASLLFVSMLGCMTKD, from the coding sequence ATGAAGCGAACCCTCTACCACCTCCATCTGCTCACATCGTCCCTCAGAATAGTGGGAGATGCAATCGAGAGCGTCGCCCTACCCTGGAGCCTGCTGGAGGGGACGGGCTCGCTGGTAAGCATCGGCGGTTTTGCGCTCTTCACGCATCTGCCGTGGGTCATCCTTCCCCCAATCCTCGGGAGAACTCTCGATAGAACGACCAAAAAGGTGAGGCTGGCCTTTCTGGCACTCATACTTCAGGCCCTGCTGGCGGTTCTCATAGTGCCGCTCTCCTCGAACGTTTGGGCGTTCTACCTCATCGTTTCGGGCATTTCAGCCCTCGACATCCTCCACCGCTACTACGGGTTTTCGCTAGTTGCCTCAATAACCCTTGACGAGTCCGAGCTCCAGGGACTGAACGCGACGCTGGCAACCGTTGGGAACGCCGTTTCTCTAATAGCCTTTCCCCTGGCCGGTCTCCTGGCTTACGGCTTCGGGATAAGGGCAATGCTCTTTGATGCAGCCCTCTTGATCCCCGGAGCGCTTACGCTGGTTCCGTATCTCAACGTTGAAGTGGGGAGGGAGAAGACGGACGAAGGGCTACCTGGGGAACCACTAGGCGTCAACAGGAGATTCGTGATTGGGATCATCACCTCAGTGCTGCTCTTCAACTTCGCCCTCGGCTCATTTAGAATATTTGTCTTCGCCTCCCTGAGGGAACTTGCGGAGGGTAAGGTTCTCTACGGCCTCCTTCAGTCTCTCACAACGGCCGGAAGCCTCGTGGCAGTGGTGGGACTGGCGTATTTGGCCCGGAGAAGGCTGGCAGGTTTAAAGCGACCACTGGTCGCGGGAATGCTCCTCCAGAGCCTCGCACTTCTCATTGTCGGCGTTCCAGCATTGATCGCGCTCTTCCCCGCGGTCTTCCTAGTGGGCTTCGGTGGGGAACTTCTCAACGTCTCCTTCGACAGCCTGATGCAGAGGTACATACCCCTTGAAAGCCTCGGAAAGGCGAGGGGAGTTTTTGACGCGCTAGTGACGCTGGTGATTCCTCTATCACAGATACTCTTTGCGTGGCTTGTGGAGAGGGGCACGACCGTTTTGAATGCCTCACTCCTCGCGGCGTTTATTGCGTTTCTGGCATCTCTATTGTTTGTGTCCATGTTAGGATGTATGACAAAGGACTAG